In the Nitrospirota bacterium genome, one interval contains:
- the rpsI gene encoding 30S ribosomal protein S9 produces MAAIKYYATGRRKRSIARVTLVPGKGTITVNSKEIDTYFPRETLRMIIRQPLQVAGVTGKFDVVALVNGGGLSGQAGALRHGISRALVSVDAEMKSKLKKEGLLTRDPREVERKKYGLAGARRRFQFSKR; encoded by the coding sequence ATGGCCGCAATAAAATACTACGCGACAGGAAGAAGAAAGAGGTCGATCGCCCGGGTTACGCTCGTCCCGGGGAAGGGCACCATCACCGTCAACAGCAAAGAGATAGACACCTATTTCCCGAGGGAGACCTTGCGGATGATCATCAGGCAGCCGCTCCAGGTGGCCGGCGTCACCGGCAAGTTCGATGTCGTGGCGCTCGTGAACGGCGGCGGGCTGAGCGGCCAGGCAGGCGCCTTGAGGCACGGCATCTCCCGGGCGCTGGTGAGTGTGGATGCGGAGATGAAGTCCAAGCTCAAGAAAGAGGGGCTCCTCACGAGAGACCCGCGAGAGGTCGAGAGAAAGAAGTACGGCCTTGCCGGTGCGAGGAGGAGATTCCAGTTCTCCAAGCGTTAA